One window from the genome of Penaeus vannamei isolate JL-2024 unplaced genomic scaffold, ASM4276789v1 unanchor190, whole genome shotgun sequence encodes:
- the LOC113810638 gene encoding uncharacterized protein produces MAKTASFVLLLFAYATALPQPPSLGGFPQDDLQREMSTALRTGDTGPLLKEVIRRLDLRHLLASERLPDAHRSSLLCSTCSVGVAQIIQEVENGAAPEAIAGQLTDLCVALGVATLNVCQHFFALAEEAAPPTTPLGGLPPPNPRQGNKTSTMYSRQARALHNHRRCRSGGRNITITS; encoded by the exons ATGGCCAAAACTGCCTCGTTTGTTCTCTTGCTGTTTGCTTACG CGACCGCCCTGCCCCAACCGCCCTCGCTCGGCGGCTTCCCACAGGATGACCTCCAGCGCGAGATGAGCACTGCCCTCAGGACGGGTGACACGGGACCATTGCTGAAGGAGGTGATTCGGC GCCTCGACCTCAGACACCTCCTGGCCAGCGAGAGGCTTCCTGACGCGCATCGCAGCTCGCTGCTGTGTTCCACCTGCAGCGTGGGCGTCGCGCAGATCATCCAGGAGGTGGAGAACGGCGCCGCACCCGAGGCCATCGCGGGCCAGCTGACGGACCTCTGCGTGGCCCTCGGCGTCGCGACGCTCAACGTGTGCCAGCACTTCTTCGCCCTCGCTGAG gaggCTGCGCCCCCTACGACTCCCCtgggggggctaccgccccccaacccccgccaaggaaacaaaacctccaccatgtattcccggcaggctagagcgttacacaatcatcgtcgatgtcggagcggcgggcgtaatattacaattacctcgtga